One part of the Deinococcus sp. NW-56 genome encodes these proteins:
- a CDS encoding WD40 repeat domain-containing protein, which translates to MLRPDGMQREGAALVLSNARTGREQWHRAMPNTFAGAVMFSPDGRTLVSVGAEVRAHDVATGRERWSSGGPSSLAVAFSRDGQRVYLSSPGGTLRLLDARTGKVVWGEPDRVNPGSAEYYRSGAFYNRPQALAVHPAGTLVVSGSFGGGIVLWDALTGKRTGALTDRPSSRRATQAALAGKTAHGGRVTALTFALDGTLISGANDGTVKRWNVETGQKLAEAPLPEGVQGSALLPSGRGVLVTSGRTVVQLSLPDLRRERVLVGHAEKVWSLGLSGTALWTSSADGTAKRWNLKSGLDEATHGTVKTAAVSPDGQTFALNLGDTTVRLTDARGHTLRILRGFLPPRTRFDSIGSRSLAFSPGGQTLTGGITTMFHMTMERYPAGSTVYLWDVLGERGARTLSGMPGDALTFSPNGQQLLGVNLRQGQVPAYGVRRVADGGVVAAPCQPYRPDGQPTGAKCPPEEVRGVSWVGNRAYKLSLEQDGGQRPAALVRDLVTGGVRVALGKVWNNGPAMGLSPDGERVVSLAGNGLQVWDGRTGRSLRVWPEFVNPAPSRGGPILFSPDGTTFTFPGPDLRLHDTATGRLLGEQKGAGEALGFIQGGQSLVTLNERGVQVWRIRQGN; encoded by the coding sequence GTGCTGCGGCCTGACGGCATGCAGCGGGAAGGAGCGGCATTGGTCCTGAGTAATGCCCGCACAGGTCGCGAGCAGTGGCACAGAGCCATGCCGAACACCTTCGCCGGGGCGGTCATGTTCAGCCCCGATGGGCGGACCCTGGTAAGCGTCGGGGCGGAGGTCCGGGCGCACGACGTCGCCACGGGTCGGGAGCGTTGGTCCTCGGGTGGTCCCAGCAGCCTGGCCGTCGCGTTCAGCCGGGATGGGCAGCGCGTGTATCTCTCCTCACCGGGCGGGACGCTGCGCCTGCTGGACGCCCGAACGGGCAAGGTCGTGTGGGGGGAACCAGACCGGGTGAACCCTGGCAGCGCGGAGTATTACAGGAGCGGCGCGTTCTACAACCGCCCTCAGGCCCTGGCCGTTCATCCGGCAGGCACACTCGTGGTCTCCGGCTCATTCGGCGGCGGCATCGTCCTCTGGGACGCGCTCACAGGGAAGCGCACCGGCGCCCTCACCGACCGGCCCTCTTCCCGGCGGGCCACGCAGGCGGCCCTGGCCGGCAAGACCGCGCACGGTGGTCGGGTGACGGCCCTGACCTTCGCCCTGGACGGCACGCTGATCTCTGGGGCGAACGACGGTACCGTCAAGCGCTGGAACGTGGAGACGGGCCAGAAGCTGGCGGAAGCCCCCCTGCCCGAAGGGGTGCAGGGATCGGCGCTGTTGCCCAGTGGACGGGGGGTCCTGGTCACTTCCGGGAGGACCGTGGTCCAGCTCAGCCTGCCTGACCTGCGCCGGGAACGGGTGCTGGTGGGGCACGCGGAGAAGGTCTGGTCCCTCGGCCTCTCCGGGACTGCGCTCTGGACCTCCAGCGCTGACGGCACGGCCAAGCGCTGGAATCTCAAGAGTGGGCTGGATGAGGCGACCCACGGCACGGTCAAGACGGCGGCCGTCAGCCCGGACGGCCAGACCTTCGCCCTGAACCTGGGAGACACCACCGTGCGCCTGACGGACGCGCGGGGCCACACCCTGAGGATTCTGCGCGGCTTCCTGCCGCCGAGGACGCGGTTCGATTCCATCGGGAGTCGCTCGCTGGCCTTCAGCCCTGGCGGCCAGACGCTGACGGGCGGCATCACGACCATGTTCCACATGACAATGGAGAGGTACCCGGCCGGCAGCACCGTCTACCTCTGGGATGTCCTGGGAGAGAGGGGGGCACGCACACTGTCCGGAATGCCGGGCGACGCCCTTACCTTCAGTCCGAACGGCCAGCAACTCCTGGGGGTGAACCTGCGACAGGGTCAGGTGCCTGCCTATGGGGTACGCCGCGTGGCGGACGGCGGTGTTGTCGCTGCGCCCTGTCAGCCCTACCGGCCAGACGGGCAGCCGACCGGGGCGAAGTGCCCGCCAGAAGAGGTGCGGGGAGTGTCCTGGGTAGGGAACCGGGCTTACAAGCTGAGTCTGGAACAGGATGGAGGCCAGCGCCCTGCGGCCTTGGTGCGGGATCTGGTCACGGGTGGGGTGCGCGTCGCTCTGGGCAAGGTCTGGAACAACGGCCCGGCGATGGGCCTCAGCCCGGACGGGGAGCGGGTGGTGTCGCTGGCTGGGAACGGGCTCCAGGTCTGGGACGGAAGGACCGGGCGGTCGCTGCGGGTCTGGCCGGAGTTCGTCAACCCGGCCCCCTCCCGGGGTGGCCCGATTCTCTTCAGTCCGGATGGGACGACCTTCACCTTTCCGGGGCCGGACCTGCGGCTGCATGACACGGCGACGGGCCGGCTGCTGGGCGAGCAGAAGGGGGCGGGTGAAGCGTTGGGCTTCATTCAGGGTGGGCAGAGCTTGGTGACACTGAACGAGCGGGGCGTGCAGGTCTGGCGAATCCGGCAAGGGAACTGA